Proteins encoded within one genomic window of Paraglaciecola psychrophila 170:
- a CDS encoding sulfite exporter TauE/SafE family protein — MEIEFFIQLSLLGIVVGFAAGLLGVGGGGILVPMLTSIYLSSQTVPSHAVHLALGTSMASIITTTFSSAFSHYKNHNVDWQNVKAMVPLIIVGAISISFLVPIINTTVLAVFFSLFMFSISIKLFFNKQHIPTKKTNIAPQLAGFGIGSISTLVAIGGAALTVPYLMSRGLEMRRAIGSSAAIGFPIAIAGTIGYAINGHISAEELGNNQSIVGFVHIPSVIIISIFGFAMAPVGVKFSTKLPVQVLKKIFAVLLVCLSIKMLMNVIL, encoded by the coding sequence TTGGAAATAGAATTTTTTATTCAACTAAGTCTGCTAGGGATCGTGGTGGGTTTTGCAGCGGGTTTATTAGGGGTTGGAGGCGGTGGTATTTTAGTGCCAATGCTCACTAGTATTTATTTATCCTCGCAAACTGTGCCTAGTCATGCAGTTCATCTAGCCCTTGGTACTTCAATGGCTTCGATTATTACAACAACTTTTTCCAGTGCTTTTAGCCATTATAAAAACCATAATGTTGATTGGCAAAATGTTAAAGCAATGGTCCCCCTTATCATTGTTGGAGCCATATCCATTTCATTTTTGGTTCCCATTATTAACACCACCGTTCTTGCCGTGTTCTTTTCGCTATTTATGTTCAGTATTTCTATAAAACTATTCTTTAACAAGCAACATATACCCACTAAAAAAACGAACATAGCACCGCAATTGGCTGGCTTTGGAATTGGAAGTATTTCAACCTTAGTGGCCATTGGTGGCGCAGCATTAACAGTTCCTTATTTGATGAGTAGAGGCTTAGAAATGAGGCGAGCTATCGGTAGTTCGGCTGCTATTGGTTTTCCAATCGCAATTGCAGGCACCATTGGATACGCCATTAATGGGCATATTAGTGCAGAAGAACTGGGCAATAATCAGTCAATTGTTGGCTTTGTGCATATTCCGAGTGTGATTATTATTTCAATATTTGGATTTGCTATGGCACCAGTTGGAGTAAAGTTTTCGACTAAACTTCCAGTTCAAGTATTGAAAAAGATATTTGCCGTATTGTTGGTGTGTTTAAGTATCAAGATGTTGATGAACGTCATATTGTAA
- a CDS encoding energy-coupling factor ABC transporter permease, producing the protein MEQTAYFTDIQTVAGLLSLAICYFVSKKLIFSQLISDKKCQHLVFGSAACLFILWMFRTGIYDGLNVHFLWLSALTLLLGFRWAIFSASLALLGLTVFGKENIDMLGVNFLLGVLAPIALTYGIYSLTFHKLPRHIFTYIFLCAFFPGALAIGLKMLAFSGYFYFDDVYSWQIIENNYLLLTTLMLFPEAMFNGMTITLLIIYKPEWVYTFYDKLYLDKP; encoded by the coding sequence ATGGAACAAACCGCATACTTTACTGACATACAAACCGTGGCAGGGTTACTTAGCTTAGCCATATGTTATTTTGTTAGCAAAAAACTAATATTTTCCCAGTTAATATCAGACAAAAAATGTCAGCACTTAGTGTTTGGTAGTGCTGCTTGTTTGTTTATCTTATGGATGTTTCGAACAGGCATATACGACGGTCTAAATGTTCACTTTTTATGGCTCTCTGCCTTAACCTTATTGTTAGGCTTCCGCTGGGCTATTTTTAGCGCCTCTCTGGCCTTGTTGGGATTAACCGTATTTGGCAAAGAAAACATCGACATGTTAGGGGTAAACTTTTTATTAGGGGTACTCGCCCCGATTGCGCTTACATACGGAATTTATAGCCTGACCTTTCATAAATTACCCCGCCACATATTTACTTATATATTTCTTTGTGCATTTTTCCCAGGTGCATTAGCTATTGGGCTAAAGATGTTGGCATTTAGCGGCTATTTTTATTTTGATGATGTCTACAGCTGGCAAATAATTGAAAATAATTACTTATTGTTGACTACTTTAATGCTATTCCCTGAGGCGATGTTTAATGGCATGACTATTACTTTATTGATCATCTACAAACCAGAGTGGGTGTATACCTTTTACGACAAGTTGTATTTGGATAAGCCTTAG
- the xthA gene encoding exodeoxyribonuclease III: protein MKIVSFNINGIRARLHQLQALIDKHQPDIIGLQEIKVHNDQFPIADVEAMGYHVYFYGQKGHYGVAMMCKKPALEVQYGFPTDDAEAQRRMVMVSYPMENGETVRVLNGYFPQGENQTHETKYPAKRKYYQDLMGYLNEYHTPEENVIVMGDVNVSHTDLDIGIGEPNRKRWLQTKKCSFLPEEREWLNTLIDWGFTDGFRDMYPQESKKYSWFDYRSKGFNDNRGLRIDLILATAKLHAMLKEADVDYELRGIEKPSDHAPIWSVFK from the coding sequence ATGAAAATCGTTTCTTTTAACATTAATGGTATACGCGCACGTTTGCATCAATTACAAGCGTTAATCGACAAACATCAGCCAGATATTATTGGCCTTCAGGAAATCAAAGTACACAACGACCAGTTCCCTATTGCTGATGTTGAAGCCATGGGTTACCACGTCTATTTTTATGGGCAAAAAGGCCACTATGGTGTGGCGATGATGTGTAAAAAGCCAGCATTAGAGGTGCAATATGGCTTTCCAACTGATGATGCAGAGGCACAGCGCCGCATGGTCATGGTGAGTTACCCCATGGAAAACGGCGAAACAGTGCGGGTGTTAAACGGTTATTTCCCGCAAGGTGAAAACCAAACTCACGAAACTAAATATCCTGCCAAACGAAAATATTACCAAGATTTGATGGGTTATCTAAACGAATATCATACCCCTGAAGAAAATGTGATTGTGATGGGCGATGTGAATGTTTCACATACCGATTTAGATATCGGCATTGGTGAGCCTAATCGCAAACGTTGGCTACAAACTAAAAAGTGCAGCTTTTTGCCTGAAGAGCGTGAATGGTTGAATACACTCATTGACTGGGGTTTTACCGATGGATTCCGTGATATGTATCCACAAGAGTCAAAAAAATACAGCTGGTTTGACTATCGTTCAAAAGGTTTTAACGACAACCGTGGTCTGCGCATAGATTTAATCTTAGCCACCGCCAAGTTACACGCGATGTTAAAAGAAGCCGATGTAGATTATGAATTAAGAGGTATCGAAAAGCCCTCTGACCATGCGCCTATTTGGTCAGTCTTTAAGTAA